The sequence below is a genomic window from Corynebacterium afermentans subsp. afermentans.
GGGACGTTGACAAGGCCGAATGTGACGGAACCGGTCCAAACTGCGCGCATGCGCCTCACTCTACGCACGCCTCTACAGTGGGGCCATGGGCAATGACCAGAAGGTGCGCGTCGGCGGCCGCGAGCTCACCGTGAGCAACTTGGACAAGGTGCTCTACCCGGCCACCGGCACCACTAAGGCCGATGTCATGCGCTATTACCAGGCTGTTGCCGAAGTGCTCGTCCCTCAAGCCAATAGGAGGCCGGTGACCAGGAAGAGGTGGCCCGAAGGCGTCGATAAGCAAAGCTTCTTCCGCAAAGACCTCGAGGATTCGGCGCCCGAGTGGGTGCCAACCGGCACCATCCAGCACACCACAAGCGTCAACGCGTATCCGCTTATCGACGGCTCCGCCACCCTCGCATGGCTTTCCCAAGTCGCGGCATTAGAGCTGCACACCCCGCAGTGGCGCTTCGGCGCGGACGGCAAACCGCAGAACCCTGACCGGCTGGTGCTGGACCTGGACCCGGGCTCCGGCGTCGAATTACACGACACCGCGGAAATCGCGCTGGAGTGCCGCGAGATTCTTGAAGACATGGGGCTGACCTGCGTGCCGGTGACCTCGGGATCCAAAGGCATCCACCTCTACGCGGGTCTGGACGGCACCAGCGACGCCGACGCCGTGGCCAAAGTGGCCAAAACCCTCGCGCAGCACCTGCAGCGCGCGCACCCGGACCGCGTCACCGCCGCGATGGCGAAGGCCGAGCGCAACGGACGCGTGTTCATCGACTGGAGCCAGAACAACGGGAAGAAAACCACCATCAGCCCGTACTCGCTACGCGGACGCGAGCGCCCCACGGTGGCGGCGCCGCGCACGTGGGAGGAGATCGCGGACCCGGCGCTGCGGCAGCTGGAGCTCGACGAGGTCATCGCCCGCGTTGAGGACGGGCTCGACCCCATTGCGGCCCTCGGCGCGCCGGGGGAGGACCGGCTGGCCACGTACCGCTCCATGCGCGACAAAACCAAAACCGGCGAACCGGTGCCCGACGCCGCCCCGGCCCCGCGCGAAGGCGAGCCGATCTTCGTCATCGGCGAGCACTACGCCTCCCACCTGCACTGGGATTTCCGCCTGGAGCACGATGGGGTGCTCGTCTCCTGGGCCGTGCCGAAGGGCCCGCCGCTGGAAACCGATATCAACCGTCTCGCCGTGCAGACTGAGGACCACCCGATCGAATACGCCGAGTTCGAAGGCACCATCCCGAAGGGCCAGTACGGCGCGGGCACGGTGAAAATCTGGGACATCGGCACCTGCGAGATAGAAAAGTGGCGCGAAGACGAGATCATCGCCATCCTCCACGGCCGCGACGGCGGCGGCTTGGGCGGCATCCCGCGCCGCTTCGCACTCATCCGCACCGATGAGAAAAACTGGCTGCTCAAGCTCACCCGGGACCAGCCCAGCGCCGCGCCCGCCACAACGCCACTCGCCCCGATGCTGCCCACCGCGGCCACCCGCGGCGACATCACCCTCGAACAACACGACGGCACCGAGTTCGCCTACGAGATGAAGTGGGACGGCTACCGCATCCTCGCGGACGTCGGCGACACGGTCCGCCTGCGCAGCCGCAGCGGCAAGGACTACACGCCCCTATTCCCGCATACGGACGAGCTTGCGCACTTGCTTGTCGACGGCGGCTGCCTCGACGGCGAGCTCGTCGCCCTCGACGCCAACGGAAAGCCGGACTTCTCCGCCCTGCACCGCGCCGACCAACACGACATAGGGGCCAACCTGCGCTACATGGTCTTCGACCTGCTGCGCCTGGGCGGGCGCGACCTCACCCACGAGTCCTGGAGCGCCCGCCGCGAGCTGCTCGAGCGTCTCGACGAAACCGAGCACGTGGTCATCCCGCCCGCAACCACCGGCTCCTTCGACACCGCATGGCGCGCCGCCGAGGAACTCGGGCTGGAGGGTGTGGTGGCCAAACGCACCGACGCCGAATACGCGCCGGGGGAGCGCTCCCGCGCGTGGCTAAAAGTCAAGCGCGCCCTGCACCAGGAGGTGGTGGTCGTGGGCGTGCGCACCGGCAATCGCGGCATCGCGTCGCTGCTGGTCGCGGTGCCCGACGAGGGCGGCGAGCTGCGCTACGCGGGCCGTGTGGGCACGGGTTTTTCCAACTCCCAGCTCGCCGACATCGGCCGCAAGCTGCGCCGCGTCGAGCGCACAACCCCGCCGATAGACATTCCCGCCTCCGATGCGAAGGACGCCTGGTGGGTGAGCCCGAAGTACGTCGCTGAGGTGCAGCTCGCTGGCGCTACCGCAGACCGAAAGGTGCGCCAGGCATCATGGAGAGGTTGGCGCGAGGACAAGGACCCCAGCCAGGTCCGCTGGGAAGTATAAGGAGCAATCGGTGTCGCCCGAGAACATACTGCTGCGCCTGCCAAAGGCCGAAGAGCAAGCCGTGCGCGAGATCTACGCCGAGCTCGCCGGGCGCGGCTTCCCGCAGCAGCACCAGCGCCCGCACATCTCCGTCACCTTCGCGCCTGCCATGCACCGCCGCGCCATCGCCGCGGCGACGGACCTTCTACCGCCCGTGTTGCCTGCAGCTTTACGACGTTCCGGTCTCGCCATCTTCGGCACCAAGTCCAAACAGACCGTTGCTTGGCTGCTCGAGGCGCCGGAGGAGCTCGAGCGTGCAGCCCGGGCCGTCAGCAGCGCGAACCCGGAGGGCCGCGGCGAGCGCTGGATCCCGCACCTGACCATGGGGCTGCGCCTGCCCAAACGCATCGTGCCGGACTACATCGCCGCGCTACAGGAGGTCACCTCGCCTCACTTCAAGGAGCTCACCGCGCAGCGGGCCGCGTTCTACCAGCCCAGTCTGGGCACTGAGCTCGAGCTCTAGGGGCTAGTCGTGCAGGGGCGAAGCGCCGTCGATAGGCAATTGAGCGTCAGGGAGCGGCGCATCGGACGCGGCTACGACGACGTTGCCGTAGCCGCGGCCCGTAAACGTCGCGGCGGTATTGGCGAAAACCTCTTGCAGTCCGGCGACAGTGGCGCGGGCGCGGGGCAGGCCAGCCACATCGCCGACGTTGACCACGAATAGCCCGCCCGGGGTCAGGGCGCGGTACGCCGCCCGGTAGAACTCCACCGTGGTCAGCGGGCGGGGAGTGTCGGCACCGGCGAAGACGTCGCGCACGATCACGTCCACCGATCCGGGCGCGAGCGCGTGGGTGAACGCACGCGCTTCTGCGACAGCGATCTCTACCGGCGGATCAAACGCCTCGCGCACCAGGTGGGCCAACCCCCGGTCCAACTCGACGGCGATGTTGCGGCTGTCCCACCGGTGCTGCACATAGCTCGGCAGCGCGCAACCGGCCGCGCCCAGGTGCACTGCAATAAACGGTTCCGGAACGCTCGCGGCCTCGATGAAGTCCGCGATCCACCGCATGTAGTCGTACCCCAGCACCTCCGGCGCGCCGGGCACGACGTACGACGACGGCACCCGGTTGACCTCCAACACGTACGCGCCGTCGCGTTCCGGGTCCGCGAGGATGCTGGCCGTGCCGGTGTCGATGGGGTAGGTGCCCTCGATGCGTTTCTTCCGAGCGCGCGGCTTACGGCGGCGGTGGTTGGACATGGGAGTATGCATACCTGTTGTGTGGCCGGTATCGCACCCGAATCGAGGACCCGGGGGTAGGCGGGGTTGGTACGATCACAGCATGGTTTATCTGTCACGGGACTACATCGGGGAACTGGAAACCTCCCAGGCCCCCATTGTCGCCCCTGACTTCACCTCGCTGCCTCGCGACCCGAATGAGCTGTTCGCGGCCTGGTTCATGGAAGCCGTGGAAGCGGGAATGCTCGATGTTAGCGCGACGGCGGTTGCAACTGTCGACAAGCACGGGCACCCAGACGCGCGCATCATGGACCTGCTCCACCTGGATTCAGACGGCTTCCACTTCGGCACCGGCAAGAACACCGCCAAGGTCCAACAACTGGAAACCACCTGGGCGGCCGCGCTCACCTTTTGGTGGCAGCCGCTGCGGCGCTCCGTGCGCGTGAAAGGGATCGCTCACCGAAAGGTGGACGGGGAGCGGTTCAACCTGTGGTGCGTGAAGCCGCACCACTTCGAGTTCTTCTACCTTTGGGAAGACCGCCTCAAAACCGACAGGGTGGTCTACCAGTGCGACGAC
It includes:
- a CDS encoding spermidine synthase, translating into MSNHRRRKPRARKKRIEGTYPIDTGTASILADPERDGAYVLEVNRVPSSYVVPGAPEVLGYDYMRWIADFIEAASVPEPFIAVHLGAAGCALPSYVQHRWDSRNIAVELDRGLAHLVREAFDPPVEIAVAEARAFTHALAPGSVDVIVRDVFAGADTPRPLTTVEFYRAAYRALTPGGLFVVNVGDVAGLPRARATVAGLQEVFANTAATFTGRGYGNVVVAASDAPLPDAQLPIDGASPLHD
- a CDS encoding ATP-dependent DNA ligase gives rise to the protein MGNDQKVRVGGRELTVSNLDKVLYPATGTTKADVMRYYQAVAEVLVPQANRRPVTRKRWPEGVDKQSFFRKDLEDSAPEWVPTGTIQHTTSVNAYPLIDGSATLAWLSQVAALELHTPQWRFGADGKPQNPDRLVLDLDPGSGVELHDTAEIALECREILEDMGLTCVPVTSGSKGIHLYAGLDGTSDADAVAKVAKTLAQHLQRAHPDRVTAAMAKAERNGRVFIDWSQNNGKKTTISPYSLRGRERPTVAAPRTWEEIADPALRQLELDEVIARVEDGLDPIAALGAPGEDRLATYRSMRDKTKTGEPVPDAAPAPREGEPIFVIGEHYASHLHWDFRLEHDGVLVSWAVPKGPPLETDINRLAVQTEDHPIEYAEFEGTIPKGQYGAGTVKIWDIGTCEIEKWREDEIIAILHGRDGGGLGGIPRRFALIRTDEKNWLLKLTRDQPSAAPATTPLAPMLPTAATRGDITLEQHDGTEFAYEMKWDGYRILADVGDTVRLRSRSGKDYTPLFPHTDELAHLLVDGGCLDGELVALDANGKPDFSALHRADQHDIGANLRYMVFDLLRLGGRDLTHESWSARRELLERLDETEHVVIPPATTGSFDTAWRAAEELGLEGVVAKRTDAEYAPGERSRAWLKVKRALHQEVVVVGVRTGNRGIASLLVAVPDEGGELRYAGRVGTGFSNSQLADIGRKLRRVERTTPPIDIPASDAKDAWWVSPKYVAEVQLAGATADRKVRQASWRGWREDKDPSQVRWEV
- a CDS encoding pyridoxamine 5'-phosphate oxidase family protein; the encoded protein is MVYLSRDYIGELETSQAPIVAPDFTSLPRDPNELFAAWFMEAVEAGMLDVSATAVATVDKHGHPDARIMDLLHLDSDGFHFGTGKNTAKVQQLETTWAAALTFWWQPLRRSVRVKGIAHRKVDGERFNLWCVKPHHFEFFYLWEDRLKTDRVVYQCDDTDFWDRIRIMDN
- a CDS encoding 2'-5' RNA ligase family protein, whose protein sequence is MSPENILLRLPKAEEQAVREIYAELAGRGFPQQHQRPHISVTFAPAMHRRAIAAATDLLPPVLPAALRRSGLAIFGTKSKQTVAWLLEAPEELERAARAVSSANPEGRGERWIPHLTMGLRLPKRIVPDYIAALQEVTSPHFKELTAQRAAFYQPSLGTELEL